In Carassius auratus strain Wakin chromosome 12, ASM336829v1, whole genome shotgun sequence, the sequence AAAATAATGCAAACAGTTTTTTCAGATGAAATTAGAGCTACTGTAGTAGAGCATGTTCTTTTGCTTGGAATGACAGAGGGAGCACAAAGAGTCAAACCAATTTGAGCAGACTCTCTGTGGCTACCATAATCAgttggaaagttcaaaagaacaacaaaagAAGAGTGGAAAAATATATTCTGTAGAATTACAAAGTTAGGGTGAAAAAACTGGCCTGTGGTGACATAGACATGCTGTTTTGTGAAGGCTGCATTTGCCAcatcagaagttttttttttttttttcattgcctgCCTGCAACATAGATGAAGTCCTcctatacacatacacacacacgcacattagtatttgtgtttaaggttttgataaaatgaaatttgttttagtaattcagaaaaaatgtatattttgttttcttgaatACTATCTGTTACAGTGATAGGCCAGCGTTTAGCTGCCATGAACCTCCTGTCTCCACTCGCTATCAGTGATGAGTTTAGTACGGTGAGACTGCAGCATAACCGGGCATTCACAGAGCTCCTGCATGCGGCCAGCTCATCACTATTCCCCCAGGTAATCTAAAAGAATTCATCATcgatttcattttttaatgaattctaTCCATCTGTTGCTttcatgaacaaaaacaaaagaactgGTTATCTTTCGGATTCTGCAGGAACATAGATACTTGAGTACAGAAGGCCAGAACCTAAGGTGAAAACTTTTACACTTGTAGCAGCTCCACTTACATCGCTTTGTAATCCAGTACTGTTCAAAGGCTTTGGGTCAAATTGGATctgattttttaaattgttttggaaaGAATCACTTATAgccacaaaggctgcatttatttgtacattaatgttttaaaatgtaatttaatcctgttttcagcagccattactctagtcttcaatatcacatgatcctttagaaatcattctaatgagatgatttggtgctcaaaaaatatatcaatgttaaaaacatcaaatgtgcttcttaatatttttgtgtaaatttagatttttgtttaattatgaaatatatatttttttttaaatcaaaagaacagcatttatttgaaatagaaattatcatttgtaacatcataaatgtttttaatgccaCTTTTGTATAaatatgctgaataaaagtcttactgacccaaaacttctgaatggtagtatacagtacattaaaatttaaaataatcaagatACACTACTATTCTAGAACCAAAGATGGTCTTTTCCAAGCACAGACATCCCGATACCTTAGTGAATTTGAAGAAATTGCAACACTGGGTAAAGGATCCTATGGCAAAGTGTTTAAGGTAAGAAGATGTTATGATCATATTGTACTCCAAATATACTTAAAACTTGACTTTGAAAGGTGCACACTGTTTTAGGTCACAAACAAGCTTGATGGTCAGGaatatgcagtaaaaaaaattctcatcAAGAAAGTAACAAGAGATGACTGCGTGAAGGTAAAGTATGTCACAGATTCAGTTATTATAGTAGCAATTTACCCACCAAATCTATATGATTTAGAGATAATATAccttattgcatctgtttttatcTCCTCTCAGGTTCTTAGAGAGGTTAAAGTGCTCTCCAGTCTCCAGCATCCCAATATTGTTGGATATCACACAGCATGGATGGAGCATGTTCAGCCTCCAGTGAAAAGTATTTGTACTGTTTTGCAGATATATCCATTTGAATCATGCTTTGCTTTTATTCAGTATTTTCTGAAGCATAAACAAATTATACAAGCATGTACAGTTTTCTGTTTTTCTCACTAGATCCAAAATCTCTTGTTTCACAAACATTTGCAGCATTAGAGAAACCTTTACAGAAAGATGGGTAAgatggtttggacattttttcccAACACATTTAACCAATTGTAACATGTTCACAATAgcatataaaaatgtttcttgcttCAGGTGCACACAGGAAAGCACTAACAGCAGCAATGGATCGTCCATTGTTTTTGAACATTCTGAACAAACAGAAGTCAAAGAAAATCAGGTTGCATTAGAGAACCTCTCAGTGAAACCCTCAACTTCAAAAGAAGAGTTGGGACATGCTGTTTGCCCCAAAAATGTCCGCAACCAACAAAACTTTGTTCCATGTGTGTTTCTGGGAAAGCCTCGTGCTACGGTAAACAAATGCCCTGTAGCTAAATGGGACAGCTCAACGCTGTCAGAGGATGACCTCAGTCAAAACAGACTGGAACTGAACAATAACTCTTCCATTGATATGGATGCTCCCGAATGGTCTGAAACAAAGGCACACGAGGTATGTGGTTCATTAAAACCTGCAATTCATTTAAAggagaaataattattttgtaatggtTTATGTGTTTCATCAGTTTTTCTGGTTTCTGTCTACAGGTTCAGTTCCACTTAATGCTTTATATACAAATGCAGCTGTGTGAGCGATCTTTGAAAGACTGGATACAGGAAAGAAACTCAAGGATCACAGAGGGACTCTTGATGTCAGTAGGTAAGATCACTTGATTCATAAGGAGTTTGCACTTCTTTCTTTAAATGCCATTAAATAAGGGGTTTTTTTGGAAGTATGTCTTATAAATTGCTCAGATTCCCTTcctttatataacatttatatagtaAATTTAGAAGTCACTTACATACACCCTTTTCCTGTTTTTGCGTTGGATGACACATTGGCTGAACAGGAAAGACAAGAAAAACTAATCTCTAGAATTTTTTGGACATacaagcataattttttttaacattcagtCACAGCATATAATTGTATTGGattattttagcaatttttaaTCAATACATTGATCCACAGATCCTTGTGAGTCAATTGACTCTGAATACACATtgaaaattttaaagaaaatacttgAAGGAGTGGAGTACATTCATTCCCGTGGTATTATGCATAGAGACCTTAAGGTACGtgcatttattttgatggtttgCATTGGTTTTGTTCACCACAGATATATCCAGTACATATCTGCTTGGAACTGTATATGCATTGTTCTACATGGGAGGAGGCCTAGTGTTTTGATAACAGATATTAGTCTGGTGTGCCAAAACAATTTGCAAAGTAGGTTGGACTTTTGCAAAGCAACAGATAATCTTTCTCCCGAGGTAGTGAGCTTGTTGATGTCTGTGACAAAATTTAGTAGGCAAATGGCTTGTACTATACCATTTCAACCATTTCTTTGTTAATATGTCAATCCCACTCCCCTAGCTCAACCCAATGCTTCCCTTTCATTTCTCTACTGTCCTGACTGAATAATAATGGAATAAAAAGCctaaaaaatataacttaaaaaaaaaagtacccatGACAATTTCTTGATTCTATTTACTGATACATTTAGCGGCCTCTTGTCAGTTCTTGACAGCCAGCATGGCATTCAACAGAcccaactatttaaaaaaaaaaattagttgcgGATAGTCACTTTGGCAAACACTGTTATTGTCCTTTATAAACCAACTATTTATCTGTTTGTAACTGTAAGCTAAAACAGTATTTCTCACGCATCCCTTCTGAATACTTTGTCTTATAAGCATGAATTTCTTTCTCAGAAatatttttaatctatataatattaatatatcctGAATACCACTTGGATCtgcgcacattttttttttataaccaaaaGGCAAAAACACATAGTTCCCTATGAAATTCCAAAACAAATGTAATGATTCTTATGTAATTAATATGTTAAAACTGCTTAACAAAATAATTTGGGATATTTATTACTGTGGATGTTCTATTTGTGtagtaatacaataaaaataaaaatgcttttagtGTCCGTTTGTTGCAAGTTAAAATGCGTATTTATTTACAGCCGAGAAACATTTTCCTTCATGGACCTGAGTGTCATGTGAAGATCGGGGATTTTGGATTGGCTTGCCGGAACTTAATAATGGATGAACATGAGCAGCTGCCCTCCAGCTCTCAAGCAGGTGTAAACACAGGTGAGACCTCTTCTGTATTCATAACAGTaaacaacagttattttagatattacaaattttgaactaaaaaaatgtataaatacatctTTGCTTTGATTATTCTAATTTTCCCATTTGTTGCAAAAGTACTGCAGATTTATTGTCAGGAAACAGTAGGTGACAGCAGTGATTTAATGCAACATGGCCTAATTTCTCATTGCACTTTTCACACTAGACTCTGCTCACACTAGTGGAGTAGGAACTTTTGTTTATGCTTCTCCAGAACAACTTGAGGGTTCTCACTATGATTCAAAGGTAAGGAAACTGTAAAGTAACAAACTGTTAAAAGTCTACATTTTGAGGGGGCTGTACTTCAGTGTGTGGCACATAAGCTCagtgtttgtttcatttgtacAGTCAGATCTGTACAGCATAGGAGTGATTGCATTTGAGTTATTCCAGCCATTTGGGACCGAGATGGAGCGTGTGCACACACTTGGAGAACTACGACAGGGAAAGATCCCAAATGTGCTGTCCAAAAACTGGCCACTTTTGGCCACGTATATCACACTACTGACCAGCACTGATCCTTCAATGCGACCAAGTGCATCTCAGTTACTTCAGAGTGACCTCTTGAGCGCCAATGACATGGTATGTGTGGCtctaatggttttattttttttattaccccCACAATGGAAAGAAATGTCCATGTATATTCACATTTTAGTTACTTTtgctgctttaaaaaataaaataaataaataaacatttaactttgttttctttattttaggtTATTCACAGTTTGAAATGCAAGATTGATGAACAAGAACAGGAAATTGTTCAGCTCAAGAGACAGATCAGTGAACTACGGATCTCTCAAAATGCAATACACAGTCCAGAAAAGATATAATAATAGTAACTCTTTTGAACTGCCATAAGTGCTCAATATATGTACATTATGTGAATTGTTGTTTGGAGATGGTTCTATGTTTGATGTCTGCTTTGCTTGTATGTATATAAAAGAGTGCCATATTTAACTTGACAAGAGGTTTGTAAAGTAAAGTCCCATGCCAATGTTGCATTAGTCTCCATTTATCTGACTCTTTAAAGCAGAGTAAATATTACCTCAAAAGTAAATAGTACCTCAACAGTATTCTTAATGTTCATAATTATTGCTCAATTATCATGAAAATGAATAATATCCGAAGGTCATAAATAAAGCTGCAAAACTTATTTTAGCAGGATATATACTAATGACATGTTAACGTTACTGCAAAAATATGTGATACaaatatgtaatgaaaaaaataatacttacgatgacttaattacattttaaatttaattatatcacTATGATAATTTTCGTAACCGTATCAGTGACCCtggtatttttaatattcatgatAATGACGCAATCTATGATACTGAAGCCGCACAGTTTAAAGTTATAATTAGTAATAACACAATGAAATTTACATAAGAAAAAATAATGTTCATAGTGGGCACCGAGCTGCCACAACCTACCGTACGATCCACCAATACCCACTACCAAACGCTTCTACAGAAATATGTACGAAACAATACCCTGAATGTATCCACGGAAACTATTTAAATCGTTATTTTAAAAGCGATTCTTTCTTGGTTGACGAATTGACATCAACAAAGACATTTAACTGCCTTGACGGACACGTTCAATAAGGCCACATCCACACAACATTGGGTTGGCTGACATTACGAAAGTACCCGGATGGATCCGTAGGGAAACTACGTCATTGTTCACCGCCGGGCGCTCTTTGGATTTTAGAATGGATGAactcatttaaattaatcaaaaatgtacaGGTACGTCAATTGTTTGATTTAAATGTCACCTATGATTGCTGCAGGTGATTTTTGGAGAGCGCATGTTGTGTGGTTTGCGTTAATTGTGTGGTACGAAATTGAAAACACCGGGTTTCGCAATGAGTCTTTCGGCAGCGTTGGCTTCTCGTCCAAGGCACCGGTGAATTTCAGAGACCGTGCCCCTCCTTTCTACATGTTTTCGATTAAAATCGAAATTTGGCTAATTAGACTTAGTACTGTtgtcttgtttatgtttgtgAAGAGACACACCACATATATCAACATCTTTCTGAATCACAAGACCGGGTTCACGAAGTGCGTGACCGTGTTCGTGCAGCGCTCCTTCTGTATTGTTACGTTCGCCGTTACCATGGCGTTTGTAGCAACAGCACAGTGCTCTTTAAATCAGTCCTAACTTCTCGCACCAACAAAAAGGTGGCTAACCAGTTAAATTTCATTGACAAGTATTTCGCATTCTTTTAATAACACTAAAATACACATATTAATAGTGTTTCGTTTATAAATAACGAGCGGCAGAGGCCTATCTCGCACGCGAAGCCTTTAGCCGAGCACGCTAGATAACACTTGGCGGAGGGAGTGTGTACTACAGGACCGTTTCCTcgtgcaaaaacacacacagaaccgCCTCTGTAGTTGTTGATCTGTATTTTAATGTTAGGACTGACGATCTAATCGAAGGAATCCACATTTTGCTGTAGTTTTATTGAGGAACGTGTTGGTGTGACAGTTCACTGCAAACTAATAGCTATCGTGAAGTACCCGAGGCCACGGGCCCATGCTACTGCTAGCGCTCAGTTCAATAGATCAACACACAGCGGCTAATAACAATTACACCAACACATATTTAGCTTATTCGATCACATCTTAGTCGGCCGTTAACAATGAAAGAAATGAgtatcattttaaatgttgttttgggTCATTAAGGGTAGACTAGTATGTTTGGAGTTCAACGTTCACTTATATTTGTTGTACTTTCACTTTGGCGCGATGTCTACTCGGGCATTTAACGTAACGTCAACGGTCTTCTTAGACGCTTTATTAGAGAGAGTTATtctttttatactgtatttactTGCTCCGAAGTTATCTGGTTATATCTTTTTATGAAGGTATGTGGTTTTTAGATTAGCAGCGATTGATGTTTGTTACTGTTCCGAGCCGTTCAGCTAAATACTTTGTTGCGACATTGTTAATGAATATATCTCTTTGTGTTTAAaactgtatataatttattagaGGAAGGGAAAGTCAGAGACAATTTACACTATAGACATCTGAGGAGTAAACAACTTAGTACTAGGGCAGGGGCTCTCAATCGTCTCCATGAAGTATCCCAAGCACTGCATGTTTTGTATGTCTGACGCACTGATGAGCTGATGGGTTGAATCAGGTGTGATTATTGAGGGAGACACAAAAAATGTGCAGGGCAAGGGGTACTCCTGGACAGGTTTAAGAACCACTGTGTTAGAGTTTTGCTTACTTCTCATGTACCTGTTGCATTTGACACTAAGACTAGCTTTACCTGAACCTGTGCCTTTAAAACCACTTCACATGCAAATtaaaaatctgtctgtctgttttgtcAAACATGATTGAGTtgacacacacatctgtttttcCACAGAAAATGAATAATGACCATAGTTGACAAACCTCCAGAGAAATCTGACCTGGAGTCAGTGCGGTGCAAGCACTCCAGCTCCCTGACACCTTTCTCCTCCAGAGATATGGAGAGCAGTAGCTCGAGCTGGAGTGTTGGCCCATCTGCCACTGAGGTTTCAGGGGCCAAGACTGCCTGTATGGCCCCGACCATTGGAGTGAACGGTAGTAATAACGCAGCGCTTCAAGTCGAAAGGCCCAGAGAGCAAGGCGAGTGCTTTTCTTTACCATTGATGTTTAAAGGTTGTTGTATCATCACTTTTAAAGTACATCTTTtatctttaatttaaatattgtattgtttgtgtaatatatgtctgttttttttttttgaaccatACAGTGGTCATGACCAGTGGGGATGGCATTGCTCTGCCTCAGAAAGTCCTGTTTTCCCCAGAACGGCTTTGTTTGAAATGGAACCAGGGCCACCGCGTTGGAGCAGGTCTCCATAACCTGGGCAACACATGTTTCCTGAACTCTACCCTGCAGTGTCTGACCTATACGGCTCCCCTTGCCAACTACATGCTGACCAGAGAGCATTCCAAAACATGTATGTGTGCAAGATTTTTGCAACATTGCACATAATTCTTGACATGGTTTTGTTCTAACAATGTATATTCATCTTCTTTAAATGCAGGTCATGAGCCTGGGTTTTGCATGATGTGTACCATGCAAAATCACATCATCCAAGTGTTCGCCAACTCTGGAAATGTCATTAAGCCTATCAATGTGCTTAATGAGCTAAAACGTGAGTGCTCAGTTTAAGCTGtaacatttgcttttaaaatcatgtggcaaaattaaaatgtactagTGTACTACTATACTAGTAATATGACACTCAAGTGCTACATAAACACTTTTAGTGCTAGATAAGAGTTGAGGGTTTTGACAAGATAATTATTAAGGTTAAACCTTGACGTTTGTATAAAAACAAGCAACACagccacagttttttttttgtgctggagTTGAGCAATAAAGAATGGTCCAGGATGACAGTTATTTATAACATGTACCACTAATCTTTTGTTCTTATCCTCAGGGATTGGAAAGCATTTCAGATTTGGAAGTCAAGAAGATGCTCATGAGTTCTTGAGGTACACAGTGGATGCTATGCAAAAGTCCTGCCTGCCTGGAAACAAGTGAGTTCCCACAATACAGTTTTGTTTGCCAGTTTACTAGCATTATaaggcattaaataaaaaatgcattcctCGGTGCATTAACTGTAATGACTGCATACTTATATCTAGTCTAATACttcattattttgattaattgtcaGATTGGACAGGCAAACTCAGGCAACCACTTTTGTGCATCAGATATTTGGGGGTTATCTGAGATCCAGAGGTAGGTCATaagatttgtgtttgtttagATTTGGGTTAAGGTTAATCTTATTCTTTTTGAATTGCACATATTGTCTATAAAGACACATTAAAATTTAGttgatttttgatttattttataatttatatggcTGGTAATTTAACGCGTTAATTAGATTGATTAATCATGGAGAAAAATAATGCggcgttaaaattattaacacgTATAATGCACTTGCCCCaccccagacctatgtggatcatctgccatttcataggtgattgatgactaatatgagcagggcaacaacttactgcatgatggagcctagagagtatccctaaaattcaagatatggggcaaaattaCCCTGTTTGAAAGTTTGTCTTATATTTACATCACAtggttaagaaatatcacacaagATGTAGGTGCAATATCACACGAGTGTAAATGTGAAACTCATCTTATTCatcagttcattaagaagttaatagtGTTATTTTATACACAgtattgtctgttttgctcaattttgccaaccaaaatataaagacaaatcagaacgGTTAATCTCTGAGGCAACCCACAGCGGCATTTCATTGCTTAAtccacattttgaatgaattgagTGAATCATTTGGCacgttgaaccattggccatagtcACGTTGATTTTtaagtggcgctgcacagaccgatcattgtatgacatcaaagtaccgcaggGGTGATTCTAAAGCACAAGTTTATAAAGAACtctttacttcactcctgaatgaatcagccatttgaattatttgatgacttaatcattaaaaGATTTGCCAGCACCTactgccatttttattatttaaggtatcatttcattaaataaataatttaatattttcatagttataataataataataataaattaagaaaatcaattattaaagttatagttcacccaaccaaaaatgacaattctgtcatcatttactcacatggtccaaaagagtatatgtaattttaacaaacaaaatatttcttgctgaacctacttcttgtaatctctgtttgatgctttgcacaacaatgactttaaataatcttttcagagtaatttctccaaatttgatgtgcgattaattagattaatcaccacatcttgtaattagattaaaaaaaatgtaatcgcttaccagccctaataatttatgtatgttttatagAATTTTTGCAATGATGGAATATTTAATCTGTGCTTCAGATACATCGGTTGGTACAGTAATCCACATTTCTTTTTCACAGTCAAATGTTTGAATTGCAAAGCAGTTTCTGATACTTTTGACCCATTCCTGGATATTTCACTGGAGATAAAGGTGACGGATGTTTTCTTGACATAAATTTATTTTACAGCTGAAGCAAGTAATTTTAACGAGGCTACAATAGTGataatttttttgaatgtttatttgcagACTGCTCAGACACTCAGTAAGGCTTTTGAGCAATTTGTTAAGCCTGAGCAACTTGATGGGGACAATGCTTATAAATGCTCCAAGTAAGTTATCCATGCATATTAACACCACATCATTGTATTacccaaattaaatatttatgtgtacAGTTTCCATACATTTGAAGTCATGTATTAACCACTCTTGACAAGGGCCTTTTTTCAGTTGTAACTTTGAGACTTTAATTTCTTCTAAATAGAATAGTGCATTTAGAGACCAAATCATGTGTCCATGTGgaatttttatctttatattttcactttcacTCAAGTTTATAGTAATATTCTTTTGTCTTGGCAGATGTAAGAAAATGGTTACCGCCTCAAAGAGATTCACCGTTCATCGCAGTTCTAATGTTCTCACCATCTCATTGAAGCGGTTTACCAACTTCAGTGGAGGAAAAATTACGAAGGTAAACTGCATAGTTCATAAGATAAAATTTTATAGCTtgctaaagccctattcggacgggactagttttacagggggtcattagagaaatctgtgtttcaaagacgtacttggtgattttaatcccgtccgaatctgccacgtctgtttttctcacacaacctctgtgataattccagagcaaattacctactgtttttcaacaaactcagtgatcctctgagaaaactaatcccgtccgaatgcgaatgtctatgattgccggtgatattttatttcacaatgcaTTTCCTTGTGtattttggccaacgtgaattaccgtagatgctcttaccgcgtggatgtttgatatatttgcttggcggcaaataaataatatttttttttttaattaaatcaagagcaagatTACGTAAACAGTTAATAACgtctattgtaatatcagcatcaggtaagattactcgcGTTCATTTATGCattcagttac encodes:
- the eif2ak1 gene encoding eukaryotic translation initiation factor 2-alpha kinase 1 isoform X5, with protein sequence MELLDGMNRSVCYQNVMFQTAERVMTKESSSRSIVSTVNSRSFYVRQGLSSQGRGPRGGIFSLTDTEEDVQFDTSDSDNNCEVLLAGRQYPSIQEFASVIPNQLLLGSLLEHLCFVYEHDPTRSRMLFKVIGQRLAAMNLLSPLAISDEFSTVRLQHNRAFTELLHAASSSLFPQEHRYLSTEGQNLRTKDGLFQAQTSRYLSEFEEIATLGKGSYGKVFKVTNKLDGQEYAVKKILIKKVTRDDCVKVLREVKVLSSLQHPNIVGYHTAWMEHVQPPVKNPKSLVSQTFAALEKPLQKDGCTQESTNSSNGSSIVFEHSEQTEVKENQVALENLSVKPSTSKEELGHAVCPKNVRNQQNFVPCVFLGKPRATVNKCPVAKWDSSTLSEDDLSQNRLELNNNSSIDMDAPEWSETKAHEVQFHLMLYIQMQLCERSLKDWIQERNSRITEGLLMSVDPCESIDSEYTLKILKKILEGVEYIHSRGIMHRDLKPRNIFLHGPECHVKIGDFGLACRNLIMDEHEQLPSSSQAGVNTGYSQFEMQD
- the eif2ak1 gene encoding eukaryotic translation initiation factor 2-alpha kinase 1 isoform X2, which codes for MELLDGMNRSVCYQNVMFQTAERVMTKESSSRSIVSTVNSRSFYVRQGLSSQGRGPRGGIFSLTDTEEDVQFDTSDSDNNCEVLLAGRQYPSIQEFASVIPNQLLLGSLLEHLCFVYEHDPTRSRMLFKVIGQRLAAMNLLSPLAISDEFSTVRLQHNRAFTELLHAASSSLFPQEHRYLSTEGQNLRTKDGLFQAQTSRYLSEFEEIATLGKGSYGKVFKVTNKLDGQEYAVKKILIKKVTRDDCVKVLREVKVLSSLQHPNIVGYHTAWMEHVQPPVKTLEKPLQKDGCTQESTNSSNGSSIVFEHSEQTEVKENQVALENLSVKPSTSKEELGHAVCPKNVRNQQNFVPCVFLGKPRATVNKCPVAKWDSSTLSEDDLSQNRLELNNNSSIDMDAPEWSETKAHEVQFHLMLYIQMQLCERSLKDWIQERNSRITEGLLMSVDPCESIDSEYTLKILKKILEGVEYIHSRGIMHRDLKPRNIFLHGPECHVKIGDFGLACRNLIMDEHEQLPSSSQAGVNTDSAHTSGVGTFVYASPEQLEGSHYDSKSDLYSIGVIAFELFQPFGTEMERVHTLGELRQGKIPNVLSKNWPLLATYITLLTSTDPSMRPSASQLLQSDLLSANDMVIHSLKCKIDEQEQEIVQLKRQISELRISQNAIHSPEKI
- the eif2ak1 gene encoding eukaryotic translation initiation factor 2-alpha kinase 1 isoform X3, whose protein sequence is MGLSSQGRGPRGGIFSLTDTEEDVQFDTSDSDNNCEVLLAGRQYPSIQEFASVIPNQLLLGSLLEHLCFVYEHDPTRSRMLFKVIGQRLAAMNLLSPLAISDEFSTVRLQHNRAFTELLHAASSSLFPQEHRYLSTEGQNLRTKDGLFQAQTSRYLSEFEEIATLGKGSYGKVFKVTNKLDGQEYAVKKILIKKVTRDDCVKVLREVKVLSSLQHPNIVGYHTAWMEHVQPPVKNPKSLVSQTFAALEKPLQKDGCTQESTNSSNGSSIVFEHSEQTEVKENQVALENLSVKPSTSKEELGHAVCPKNVRNQQNFVPCVFLGKPRATVNKCPVAKWDSSTLSEDDLSQNRLELNNNSSIDMDAPEWSETKAHEVQFHLMLYIQMQLCERSLKDWIQERNSRITEGLLMSVDPCESIDSEYTLKILKKILEGVEYIHSRGIMHRDLKPRNIFLHGPECHVKIGDFGLACRNLIMDEHEQLPSSSQAGVNTDSAHTSGVGTFVYASPEQLEGSHYDSKSDLYSIGVIAFELFQPFGTEMERVHTLGELRQGKIPNVLSKNWPLLATYITLLTSTDPSMRPSASQLLQSDLLSANDMVIHSLKCKIDEQEQEIVQLKRQISELRISQNAIHSPEKI
- the eif2ak1 gene encoding eukaryotic translation initiation factor 2-alpha kinase 1 isoform X4, whose translation is MESEENDIMALIAKVIAEASDSDNNCEVLLAGRQYPSIQEFASVIPNQLLLGSLLEHLCFVYEHDPTRSRMLFKVIGQRLAAMNLLSPLAISDEFSTVRLQHNRAFTELLHAASSSLFPQEHRYLSTEGQNLRTKDGLFQAQTSRYLSEFEEIATLGKGSYGKVFKVTNKLDGQEYAVKKILIKKVTRDDCVKVLREVKVLSSLQHPNIVGYHTAWMEHVQPPVKNPKSLVSQTFAALEKPLQKDGCTQESTNSSNGSSIVFEHSEQTEVKENQVALENLSVKPSTSKEELGHAVCPKNVRNQQNFVPCVFLGKPRATVNKCPVAKWDSSTLSEDDLSQNRLELNNNSSIDMDAPEWSETKAHEVQFHLMLYIQMQLCERSLKDWIQERNSRITEGLLMSVDPCESIDSEYTLKILKKILEGVEYIHSRGIMHRDLKPRNIFLHGPECHVKIGDFGLACRNLIMDEHEQLPSSSQAGVNTDSAHTSGVGTFVYASPEQLEGSHYDSKSDLYSIGVIAFELFQPFGTEMERVHTLGELRQGKIPNVLSKNWPLLATYITLLTSTDPSMRPSASQLLQSDLLSANDMVIHSLKCKIDEQEQEIVQLKRQISELRISQNAIHSPEKI
- the eif2ak1 gene encoding eukaryotic translation initiation factor 2-alpha kinase 1 isoform X1 — its product is MELLDGMNRSVCYQNVMFQTAERVMTKESSSRSIVSTVNSRSFYVRQGLSSQGRGPRGGIFSLTDTEEDVQFDTSDSDNNCEVLLAGRQYPSIQEFASVIPNQLLLGSLLEHLCFVYEHDPTRSRMLFKVIGQRLAAMNLLSPLAISDEFSTVRLQHNRAFTELLHAASSSLFPQEHRYLSTEGQNLRTKDGLFQAQTSRYLSEFEEIATLGKGSYGKVFKVTNKLDGQEYAVKKILIKKVTRDDCVKVLREVKVLSSLQHPNIVGYHTAWMEHVQPPVKNPKSLVSQTFAALEKPLQKDGCTQESTNSSNGSSIVFEHSEQTEVKENQVALENLSVKPSTSKEELGHAVCPKNVRNQQNFVPCVFLGKPRATVNKCPVAKWDSSTLSEDDLSQNRLELNNNSSIDMDAPEWSETKAHEVQFHLMLYIQMQLCERSLKDWIQERNSRITEGLLMSVDPCESIDSEYTLKILKKILEGVEYIHSRGIMHRDLKPRNIFLHGPECHVKIGDFGLACRNLIMDEHEQLPSSSQAGVNTDSAHTSGVGTFVYASPEQLEGSHYDSKSDLYSIGVIAFELFQPFGTEMERVHTLGELRQGKIPNVLSKNWPLLATYITLLTSTDPSMRPSASQLLQSDLLSANDMVIHSLKCKIDEQEQEIVQLKRQISELRISQNAIHSPEKI